In Trichomycterus rosablanca isolate fTriRos1 chromosome 4, fTriRos1.hap1, whole genome shotgun sequence, one DNA window encodes the following:
- the gal3st3 gene encoding galactose-3-O-sulfotransferase 3: MLESYQFSCSSPSSRSAKHTSVVFLKTHKTASSTVQNILFRFAERNNLTVALPVPACDHQFCYPQLFSTRFVYSQTIPPDIVTNHLRFSRSELRRIMPNNTIYITILREPGAMFESLFSYYSQYCESFRRVPNCSLEAFLDQPWAYYRPDEKDSMYARNTLTFDLGGDKDRSPADAATYAKRFAAEVERVFSLVMIAEYFDESLVLLRHRLSWDLEDLLYINQNMRSPSSKGNLSEAFTAKIRAWNSIDAVLYDHFNASLWRQLRELGLGCVAKEVQLLRRARDHVVRGCFGGSLPRMRSAKQIANKELRPWQPNSKVAIVGYELPLNATNRSRMTQDMCMKMIMPELQYTSQLMRSQSLRYRSRLHFAATQRLQKPLQNNRQYSGQSAIVWHTETSEKSSRTALQLFHLPAKLLSNN, translated from the coding sequence ATGTTGGAATCATACCAATTCAGCTGCTCGTCCCCAAGCAGTCGTTCTGCCAAACACACCAGCGTGGTCTTCCTCAAGACGCACAAGACGGCCAGCAGTACCGTGCAGAACATATTGTTCCGTTTTGCAGAGCGCAACAACCTCACAGTGGCCCTGCCCGTCCCAGCATGTGACCACCAGTTCTGCTACCCACAGCTCTTCAGCACACGTTTCGTTTATTCACAGACCATACCACCAGACATCGTCACCAACCACCTGCGCTTCAGCCGCTCTGAACTGCGGCGCATTATGCCCAACAACACTATCTACATCACCATTCTGCGAGAACCTGGCGCCATGTTTGAATCGCTGTTCAgctactacagtcagtactgcGAGAGCTTTAGGAGAGTCCCCAATTGCTCTCTTGAGGCTTTTCTAGACCAGCCTTGGGCCTACTATCGTCCAGACGAGAAGGATTCAATGTATGCCAGGAATACACTGACGTTTGACCTGGGAGGCGATAAGGATCGGTCGCCAGCAGATGCGGCAACGTACGCAAAGCGATTTGCTGCAGAGGTGGAGCGTGTCTTTTCATTGGTCATGATTGCAGAATATTTTGATGAATCGCTGGTCCTGCTACGGCATCGATTGTCATGGGACCTAGAAGACTTGCTGTACATCAATCAAAACATGCGCTCACCTTCATCTAAGGGAAACCTTTCTGAAGCGTTCACAGCTAAAATCAGAGCATGGAACAGCATAGACGCTGTGCTGTATGACCACTTTAATGCCTCGCTGTGGAGGCAGCTGAGAGAATTGGGGCTGGGATGCGTTGCTAAAGAAGTGCAGCTGCTACGTCGTGCCCGTGACCACGTGGTGCGTGGCTGCTTTGGTGGCAGTTTGCCCCGGATGCGCTCAGCTAAACAGATCGCCAACAAAGAGCTGCGGCCGTGGCAGCCCAACTCCAAGGTAGCCATTGTCGGGTACGAATTACCTCTCAATGCCACAAACAGGTCTAGAATGACACAAGACATGTGCATGAAAATGATTATGCCAGAACTGCAATACACGAGCCAACTGATGCGCTCACAGTCGCTGCGCTACAGGAGCAGGTTACATTTCGCTGCTACACAAAGATTGCAAAAGCCTCTGCAGAACAATCGACAATACTCTGGTCAAAGTGCCATTGTGTGGCACACAGAAACATCAGAAAAGAGCAGTAGAACAGCTCTGCAGTTATTTCACTTGCCAGCTAAACTACTGTCAAACAATTAA